The following DNA comes from Streptomyces sp. Ag109_O5-10.
CCCGCCGCCAGCACCACCCGCGCCAGTTCGGGGTGCACGATGTCGCTGTGCGCCCCGGACGGCGGCCCGCCCCGCTTCACGACCGCCGCCGCGTCGACGTTCACACAGCCCGGCGCGGCGAGCGGGCCGCGCAGCGCCGCCGCCAGGTCCAGCGACCGGGTGCCCGGCACCTCCTGGACACCGTCGTGGCCCATCGCGCCCCATCTGGCGCCCAGCATCCGCGCGACGTCCTCGCCCAGCGCCGACTCGCAGTCGTCCGCCATCCGCGAGGCCAGCGGGTACAGCGTGCCCAGCGACTCGTCGAAGTGGGAGTAGCAGCACACCAGCGGGCCGTCGATCCGGTTCTGCTGCCCCTGGAGCACCCCGCCGGCGCGCGGGTCGTGCGGCAGCCGGGCGGCGAACGCGTAGTGCGAGAACGCCCCTTGCAGCAGGGTCACGGACTTCACCGTGCGCACCCCGTCCGGCAGCCCGCGTAGCGCGAACGACACCAGCCGGCCGCCGAAGCTGTGCCCCACCAGGTGCACCCGCAGCTCCGGTGCCGCCCCGGCCAGCTGCCCGATCACCCGCCCGAGCCCCCGCTCCCCGACGGTCCCCGCGCGCCGCTTCATCGCGTAGTACGTCGCCTGCCGCAGCAGTTCCTTCGCGCCGTCCCAGGGGTTCGGCACCGTGAACCCGGCCGCGCCGCCGCTGCCCCGCCGGGCGGCCAGCGCCGCCGCGAACTCCTCGCACAGAGCGGTGACGTCCCCGCTGAACAGCACCGGCTCGCTCTGCGGGACGCCCTCCGCG
Coding sequences within:
- a CDS encoding serine-threonine protein kinase; the protein is MADPGMSVAPYWELTFDADGDPDGAERDRLLDEIGGHGLRDLIVFAHGWNNDRSGATRLYRRFFAPVPKLAPKARIGYAGVIWPSMRFCDEPIPDFPKSVVAMEAEESQAPVLDKDTRHALLETFPGRATVVDQIARMLDQRPANELEEFGRLVRVLVEVLPGGPQPLFAADTLAEGVPQSEPVLFSGDVTALCEEFAAALAARRGSGGAAGFTVPNPWDGAKELLRQATYYAMKRRAGTVGERGLGRVIGQLAGAAPELRVHLVGHSFGGRLVSFALRGLPDGVRTVKSVTLLQGAFSHYAFAARLPHDPRAGGVLQGQQNRIDGPLVCCYSHFDESLGTLYPLASRMADDCESALGEDVARMLGARWGAMGHDGVQEVPGTRSLDLAAALRGPLAAPGCVNVDAAAVVKRGGPPSGAHSDIVHPELARVVLAAGHIT